In the Leptospira limi genome, one interval contains:
- a CDS encoding 6-carboxytetrahydropterin synthase: protein MFTQENGKFYVRIEGRFESAHFLYQYFADGTDEPIHGHSWKVEVFLEGKTNIRADGISYDFLTARNKLMELVHSIDHILINDHPDFKGINPTSENVARWFYSGLKKEVKESEGKIRRIVIHEGPENLAFYEPET from the coding sequence ATGTTTACCCAAGAAAACGGGAAATTTTATGTCCGCATTGAAGGTCGGTTTGAGTCCGCCCATTTCCTCTACCAGTACTTTGCCGATGGCACTGACGAGCCAATCCACGGCCATTCCTGGAAAGTAGAAGTGTTTTTAGAAGGAAAAACGAACATCCGTGCAGATGGAATTTCTTACGATTTTTTGACCGCTCGAAACAAACTGATGGAACTCGTTCATTCCATCGACCATATCCTCATCAACGATCACCCCGATTTTAAAGGGATCAATCCCACATCAGAAAATGTTGCACGATGGTTTTATTCTGGATTGAAGAAGGAAGTAAAGGAATCAGAGGGAAAAATTCGTAGGATTGTCATCCATGAAGGACCAGAAAATTTAGCATTTTATGAACCGGAAACCTAG
- a CDS encoding DUF1858 domain-containing protein: MTESTKPRFFKEMTVGEAIAIHPEAGLVFSSYHLGGCSHCSINEVETIEQVCMGYGVEVDTLIDSLNNLFAEE, from the coding sequence ATGACTGAATCAACAAAACCACGCTTTTTTAAAGAAATGACCGTAGGCGAAGCAATTGCCATCCATCCGGAAGCGGGGCTTGTTTTCTCAAGTTACCACTTAGGTGGATGTTCCCACTGTTCCATCAATGAAGTGGAAACAATTGAACAAGTTTGTATGGGATATGGAGTGGAAGTAGACACTCTCATTGACTCATTAAACAATTTGTTTGCTGAAGAGTAG
- a CDS encoding DUF2721 domain-containing protein, whose protein sequence is MDNLTYNIPGLLFPAISLLMLGFTNRFFGLASLARQLLAEYETSKSEVLIKQIQNLRFRISLILYSQSAGILSLILCTCSLGMIPFYNLVAWIFFSVSLFFMIVSLLLALIEIQMSVTALDIESESILGKISGLKNER, encoded by the coding sequence TTGGATAATTTAACATACAATATACCTGGATTGTTGTTTCCTGCAATTTCACTTCTCATGTTAGGATTTACCAATCGATTTTTTGGGTTGGCCAGTTTAGCAAGACAACTCTTAGCAGAATATGAAACATCCAAATCTGAAGTTCTGATCAAACAAATTCAAAATTTACGCTTTCGAATTTCACTTATTTTATATTCTCAGAGTGCAGGAATTTTGAGCTTAATCCTCTGCACTTGTTCCCTTGGGATGATTCCGTTTTATAACTTGGTAGCCTGGATATTCTTTTCAGTATCTTTATTTTTTATGATCGTTTCATTACTACTAGCATTGATTGAAATACAAATGTCAGTGACCGCTCTTGATATTGAAAGTGAATCGATTTTAGGAAAAATTTCTGGATTAAAAAATGAGAGATGA